Proteins from one Hyperolius riggenbachi isolate aHypRig1 chromosome 2, aHypRig1.pri, whole genome shotgun sequence genomic window:
- the C2H1orf216 gene encoding UPF0500 protein C1orf216 homolog: MFVIKKSDASHHQSSFYEAKTLGNLPLPSVKERKQDTNFNILEETCDKNENWRQDQKEEDDNEEKLKEEEDNTELEDNNTHLKKMAMAQLRAVRSEGISLSSSEEEIRSPPEGAEIMQLGGDTPKETPAACNEWASSPLEDNGYASSSLSIDSPDSVTLSTWEVTNSPAVASIQNEDPEVENSDDSDSESLTQTLTEAFQSLQDKEKLKELEKEKHHAQLTMYRRLALLRWIRGLQQRVKDQQNRLQESFDTILDNRKEMLRYIQHGCNKSPTKEAV, encoded by the coding sequence ATGTTTGTTATAAAGAAATCTGATGCCAGTCATCATCAATCTTCTTTTTATGAGGCCAAGACATTGGGGAACCTTCCACTACCCAGTGTGAAAGAAAGGAAGCAGGACACCAACTTCAATATTCTAGAGGAGACATGTGACAAAAATGAAAACTGGAGACAAGACCAAAAGGAAGAAGATGACAATGAAGAGAAACTTAAAGAAGAAGAGGACAATACAGAACTAGAAGACAATAACACCCATCTAAAGAAGATGGCAATGGCACAACTGAGGGCAGTGAGGTCTGAAGGAATTAGTTTGTCATCATCAGAGGAGGAGATTAGGAGCCCACCTGAAGGTGCAGAAATAATGCAGTTAGGAGGCGATACACCTAAAGAGACACCAGCTGCATGTAACGAATGGGCTAGTTCGCCATTAGAAGACAATGGTTACGCTAGCAGTTCACTTAGCATTGATAGTCCTGATAGTGTCACACTCAGCACATGGGAAGTTACCAATTCACCAGCAGTGGCATCTATCCAAAATGAAGATCCTGAAGTAGAAAACTCTGATGATTCAGATTCAGAATCTCTTACACAAACACTAACAGAAGCTTTCCAAAGTCTGCAGGACAAGGAAAAGCTAAAGGAATTGGAAAAGGAAAAACACCATGCCCAATTAACAATGTATAGACGCCTAGCTCTCCTGAGATGGATCCGAGGtctccagcagcgggttaaggatcagcagaacaggctTCAGGAGAGCTTTGACACAATTCTCGACAACCGCAAGGAGATGCTGAGATACATCCAGCATGGCTGCAACAAATCACCTACCAAAGAGGCAGTGTGA